In one window of Methanoculleus chikugoensis DNA:
- a CDS encoding tubulin/FtsZ family protein, which produces MRVLAIGLGGAGSRVVDQLYDHDQRSRVYCMSAVAIDIDPNSLLQLRHLPNPARIFFPRVDIVDHAHVTDVIDIEEVMTRLQSMDTMEIDAILLCCGLGGSVIDIAPLIIAEIRKSYVEPIFALAILPCLEEGKRVSAKAADDLDALQGLVDAVILFDNETWSQKIKAAAAAAGTENTSVMGQLRQIPAGSDPRTHYNMLNERIARQIGLLLRAGEFNESGLDVAEVVLDAGEVLNTLKGNGFVAVGYATERLPTGWLNIFHRRQSLKDFIQGSQEKAARIISLAKKAVYEDVSVPCDLTSADKALVLIAGPSAELSMKGFQTVRKWIDRSIAGLEMRSGDYPVKSTSFVGIIIVLSGLTNIPRVEEIRDIRTEYQLECEEERLRGEEEARLREEEEALAAGAVSEVPDDAGVPGFASPLESAYLEEIGYMAEPTTPEKDEMISLPGSGGSDRKRRDDTIVMLPKAEKKQDDGVVALPPKPGGKEIDLTGSASVTSSVPAPKNSTFGLKGIAIEKTGPKDDAVTYSTSLKSVQRPKDGSLSADASTLERGMQRPKEGVFTGDHVTLGQGMQRPKDSLFEEAGLHMREGAPLPKDGSLGQIGRGLARPGPHPKEVDPSRGKLEVIDAAARQKNRDEEKRSDDDTDGGITWL; this is translated from the coding sequence ATGCGAGTGCTGGCGATAGGGTTGGGCGGCGCCGGGTCGCGGGTTGTGGATCAGCTCTACGACCATGACCAGCGCAGCAGAGTCTACTGCATGAGTGCGGTAGCGATCGACATCGACCCGAACTCCCTGCTGCAACTCCGCCATCTCCCGAACCCTGCAAGGATCTTCTTCCCGCGGGTCGATATCGTGGATCACGCTCATGTCACGGACGTGATCGATATCGAGGAGGTGATGACCCGGCTCCAGAGCATGGATACGATGGAGATCGACGCCATCCTCCTCTGCTGCGGGCTCGGGGGCAGCGTCATCGATATCGCGCCGCTCATCATCGCCGAGATCCGGAAGTCCTACGTGGAGCCGATCTTCGCTCTTGCCATACTTCCGTGCCTGGAAGAGGGAAAACGGGTCTCGGCCAAAGCCGCCGACGACCTCGACGCGCTCCAGGGACTCGTCGATGCCGTCATCCTCTTCGACAACGAGACCTGGTCGCAGAAGATCAAGGCGGCCGCCGCTGCAGCCGGGACCGAGAACACCAGCGTCATGGGCCAGCTGCGCCAGATCCCCGCGGGATCGGACCCGAGAACACACTACAACATGCTCAACGAGAGGATTGCACGCCAGATCGGCCTTCTTCTTCGCGCCGGAGAATTCAACGAATCGGGGCTCGACGTCGCCGAGGTTGTTCTGGATGCCGGAGAGGTCCTCAACACCCTGAAGGGAAACGGGTTCGTCGCGGTCGGCTACGCCACGGAGCGACTGCCGACCGGATGGCTGAACATCTTCCACCGGCGGCAGTCGCTGAAAGACTTCATCCAGGGTTCGCAGGAGAAGGCCGCCCGGATCATCTCCCTCGCCAAAAAAGCGGTTTATGAAGACGTATCGGTTCCCTGCGATCTCACGAGCGCCGACAAGGCACTGGTGCTGATCGCCGGGCCTTCGGCCGAACTCTCGATGAAGGGGTTCCAGACCGTCCGAAAATGGATCGATCGGAGCATCGCCGGACTCGAGATGCGATCGGGCGACTATCCGGTGAAGAGCACGTCGTTCGTGGGGATCATCATTGTGCTCTCGGGGCTCACCAACATCCCCCGGGTCGAGGAGATCCGGGATATCCGGACGGAATACCAGCTTGAATGCGAGGAAGAACGACTGAGGGGAGAAGAGGAGGCGCGGCTGCGGGAAGAGGAGGAAGCCCTGGCGGCCGGTGCCGTCTCCGAAGTGCCGGATGACGCCGGGGTCCCCGGGTTTGCCTCGCCTCTTGAGTCGGCATATCTTGAGGAGATCGGGTACATGGCAGAACCAACCACACCGGAGAAGGATGAGATGATCTCGCTCCCGGGCAGCGGCGGGAGCGACCGGAAGCGCAGGGACGACACCATCGTTATGCTCCCGAAAGCCGAGAAGAAGCAGGATGACGGGGTCGTCGCCCTTCCCCCGAAGCCGGGTGGGAAGGAGATCGATCTCACCGGTTCGGCCTCGGTCACCTCGTCGGTGCCCGCCCCGAAGAACTCCACCTTCGGCCTCAAAGGGATCGCTATCGAGAAGACGGGGCCAAAAGACGATGCGGTAACATATTCCACATCCTTAAAATCCGTGCAGCGGCCGAAAGACGGATCGCTTTCGGCAGATGCGAGCACCCTGGAGCGCGGGATGCAGCGGCCGAAAGAAGGGGTGTTCACCGGGGACCACGTTACGCTCGGTCAGGGGATGCAACGGCCGAAGGACAGCCTCTTCGAGGAGGCCGGCCTGCACATGCGCGAAGGAGCGCCCTTACCGAAGGACGGTTCGCTGGGCCAGATCGGCCGGGGATTGGCCCGGCCCGGCCCCCACCCGAAAGAGGTCGATCCCTCGCGCGGAAAACTCGAGGTGATCGACGCGGCCGCCCGGCAGAAGAACCGAGACGAAGAGAAGCGTTCGGACGACGATACGGACGGCGGGATCACCTGGCTGTAG